A window of Candidatus Nitrospira allomarina genomic DNA:
GACGGAGCCACGGAAGAAGGCGTCTATCACGAATCATTGAACTTCGCGGTTCTTCATCGCTTACCCGTGATATTTCTGTGTGAGAATAACGGATTAGCCGTGCATTCATCACAAAAATCCAGACAGGGGTACGATATTCTTGACCATGCACGATCATATCGTCTTCCGGTGTACCACATTGCCGAGGGATATGATTTTGTGAAGGTGGCGGACACGATGTCAGACATTATTCAACGTGTTCGGTTAACCCGAGAACCGGTATTTGTGGAGATTCGGACCTATCGGTACAAAGAGCATGTCGGGCCTGGCGAAGACTTCATGTGTGGCTATCGACAACCTGAAGAGTGGTTGGCTTGGAAACGACAGGATCCTCTCGAACAGTATGGGAACCTAGTCGAAACGTTTCGCCCAGCCATCCTGAAAGAAATAGACGAAGCGGTACATTTTGCCATGAGCAGTCCATTTCCCTCAGTGGAGGAATTACTTCGCGATGTTGTGTAATGCGGCGGTCACATCCCGTGTGAACGGCCAGGCGGCGTCGGGTCTTCGTGCTGAGGCGGGTACGGAGATCATGAGCTATCGGGACGCGCTGCATTGGACCATGCATGACGCCTTAGAGCGGCATGATTCCGTTCTTATCCTGGGGCAGGGGGTAGATGACCACAAAGGGATATTTGGTTCCACCACCGGATTGAGTCAAGAGTTTGGCGCGGATCGAGTGATGGATACGCCACTTGCCGAAGAAGGCATGACAGGGGTAGCCATTGGGGCCGCGTTAAATGGGCTGTATCCGATTCAGACCCATATTCGTGCCGACTTTTCATTATTAGCCATGAATCAGATAATTAATTTAGCGGCCAAATACAGATATATGTTCGGTGGCCGGTTTGACGTGCCCATGTTGATTCGCATGATCGTTGGGCGAAGTTGGGGGCAAGGTGCGCAACATTCACAAAGCCTCCAATCTCTTTTTGCGCATATCCCCGGGTTGCAGGTTGTGATGCCCTCGAGTTCGCAATCGATTCTCGACACCTATCCGGCGGTGATTGATGGCTATCGGGGTCCCGTCATCTCATTCGAACACCGGTTGATGTACGACCTGCAATTTTATGTAACTCCTCTAGCCACGAGGCAGGAGATCGATCCCTTCGGGTCCCGGTTAGTACGACCAGGTGAGGAGGTCACCATTGTGGCCACCTCCATCATGGTGTTGGAAGCCATGAGAGCAGCAGAACACTTGGCCCTGGTGTCCGATATTCAATGCGAGGTGATTGATTTGCATTGCGTGTCCAGCCCTGACTGGGATTTGGTCATGCACAGTGTTGAAAAAACGGGACGGCTGGTCGTGGCGGATACGAGTTGGCGGGAATATGGTGTATGCGCGGAGGTGTGTCGTGTGGTCGCTGAAAGAAATCCCGGATGTTTGAAGGCACCGGTGGTGACCTTGGGAATGCAGCCCGCTCCCTGTCCTACGGCCAAGTGTTTGGAAGATCTCTTTTATCCCGATTTGCGCCAATTAGTGGATGCGTTGGCTGTCCTCGTCACCGGGAAGGAGACCCATGGGTTGCCTTTGCCCGATACCCAATCGATGGCAGATGTGTATAAACGGTTCAAAGGCCCTTTTTAAGCAGGATTGTGGGACCACCTCATCAAAGGAATGCGAAGATGAAAGTGCTTATTACGGGGATTTCAGGAATGGTAGGCAGTCACTTAGCGGAGTATATCCTTGCGGATCACCCGGACGTGGATCTGCATGGATTAATTCGATGGCGAACCCCTCTTGATCATCTTGTGGCCATTAAAGATCGCATTGCCCTGCATTATGGTGATCTTCGGGACTTGAATTCGCTCATTGTCGTGATCAAAAAAATCCAACCTGATTGGATCTTTCATTTGGCGGCACAATCCTTTGTCACGACAAGTTTTGACGCGCCGGTCGACACGCTCTCCACCAATGTGCTCGGGACGACCAATTTGCTCGATGCGCTCCGAATTACCGGAGTCGATGCTAAAGTTCATGTCTGCAGTTCCTCTGAAGTGTACGGACAGGTGTTGGCGCATGAAGTGCCTATCACGGAGGCCAATCCCTTTCGTCCGGCCAGCCCGTATGCGGTGTCCAAAGTCGGGGAAGACATGATTGCCTATCAATATTTTTTGTCCTACGGCATTCGAACCGTCCGTACCAGGATGTTTACCCATACCGGCCCACGGCGAGGGGATGTCTTTGCAGAAAGTGCCTATGCCAAGCAAATAGTCGAGGTGGAGTATGGGCTTCGGAAAAATCCGATCCGGGTTGGAAATTTGGACAGTATTCGGACATTTGCAGATGTTCGCGATGCCGTCAGGGCTTACTGGGTGCTGATGGAAAAGTGTCCAGCCGGGGAGGTTTATAATATCGGAGGTAACCGTACGATGACACTGCGCGACATGCTCGAGATTCTCAAAGGCATGGCAGCCTGTCGCATCGAGC
This region includes:
- a CDS encoding thiamine pyrophosphate-dependent dehydrogenase E1 component subunit alpha; this translates as MENSQKFCELFSQALRIRLVEERIIELYPGDAIQSPVHLSIGQEAVAVGACRDLKKTDLVFCTYRSHAFYLAKGGSLAEMFAELYGKVTGCARGKAGSMHLAAPEVGLMGASAVVASTIPHAVGAALAAKRLGHDQVVVGVFGDGATEEGVYHESLNFAVLHRLPVIFLCENNGLAVHSSQKSRQGYDILDHARSYRLPVYHIAEGYDFVKVADTMSDIIQRVRLTREPVFVEIRTYRYKEHVGPGEDFMCGYRQPEEWLAWKRQDPLEQYGNLVETFRPAILKEIDEAVHFAMSSPFPSVEELLRDVV
- a CDS encoding alpha-ketoacid dehydrogenase subunit beta, which encodes MLCNAAVTSRVNGQAASGLRAEAGTEIMSYRDALHWTMHDALERHDSVLILGQGVDDHKGIFGSTTGLSQEFGADRVMDTPLAEEGMTGVAIGAALNGLYPIQTHIRADFSLLAMNQIINLAAKYRYMFGGRFDVPMLIRMIVGRSWGQGAQHSQSLQSLFAHIPGLQVVMPSSSQSILDTYPAVIDGYRGPVISFEHRLMYDLQFYVTPLATRQEIDPFGSRLVRPGEEVTIVATSIMVLEAMRAAEHLALVSDIQCEVIDLHCVSSPDWDLVMHSVEKTGRLVVADTSWREYGVCAEVCRVVAERNPGCLKAPVVTLGMQPAPCPTAKCLEDLFYPDLRQLVDALAVLVTGKETHGLPLPDTQSMADVYKRFKGPF
- a CDS encoding GDP-mannose 4,6-dehydratase — encoded protein: MKVLITGISGMVGSHLAEYILADHPDVDLHGLIRWRTPLDHLVAIKDRIALHYGDLRDLNSLIVVIKKIQPDWIFHLAAQSFVTTSFDAPVDTLSTNVLGTTNLLDALRITGVDAKVHVCSSSEVYGQVLAHEVPITEANPFRPASPYAVSKVGEDMIAYQYFLSYGIRTVRTRMFTHTGPRRGDVFAESAYAKQIVEVEYGLRKNPIRVGNLDSIRTFADVRDAVRAYWVLMEKCPAGEVYNIGGNRTMTLRDMLEILKGMAACRIEHVVDPALLRPSDVTLQIPDTSKFKAATGWEPRIPFEETLQGILDFYRRRYHKRSKAA